The Malus sylvestris chromosome 12, drMalSylv7.2, whole genome shotgun sequence genome contains a region encoding:
- the LOC126593972 gene encoding chromatin assembly factor 1 subunit FAS1-like isoform X1, whose translation MMCEVALIDGGDDPSSQKSTIQDQVRKTQKRKRASLDPECLGVEAKWAKIESFRKQLDGLFGYYKEVMGQKLDLDPKQCGNNVNSVIGALIEESSLPLSKLVEEVFDKVKNCNEVLGNVTLAHVKSIVLFVGQRVMYGVPNVDADVLEDESESCLWCWETRDVKLMPASVRGVLNIRRTCRRKIHERVTAVSAMTMALQNPESDQNYIHDLTKASEQLDKALSEEKIRSLIDRLSVKNGADMAKKEAKREEKLLIKQMERDKREAEKEKKKLERERQKEELQSEKELKRLQGESEKDEKRREKEESEMRKLQRKQQEDAEREQRRREKEEAELKKKLSIKKQASIMERFVKRSKTSSACQNDQLPTKTIVSESLSKNSENMPDVVTQSMDNTLSSNVEINAEDIRRSHLSSWRHVGHYIRSNRNQHWGRRQKPKTELVKELKLTTSKELVHGDDLSTEKLADRWGEQVSNDKSCQINTDSSLAAVKICKRGKQLLQFDKSCRPAFYGIWPKKSRVVGPCHPFRRDPDLDYDVDSDEEWEEEEPGENLSDCDKDDEESLEEGCSKPDDEDESEDGFLVPDGYLSENEGVQVDRMETDTTFEETRSSPSIKQDLESEKFSILLRQQKYFGNLTERALQKNQPLIISNLAHDKVSLLKVEDLNGTLKLEQMCLQALSMHVFPGCSPVEISVDGIKEDNQEVCLSSGSLCIKSTSAVTAIPESDLPTIVSVIQSCSQSINKVLQTLQHKFPAVSKSQLRNKVREISDFVDNRWQVKKEILEKVGLSISPAEKSAVRSKSIAMFFSKRCLPPTGKSFNPNENSPQLAGKASSAEGHRSCT comes from the exons ATGATGTGTGAAGTGGCGTTAATCGACGGCGGAGATGACCCGAGCAGCCAGAAATCTACCATCCAAGATCAGGTGAGGAAGACCCAGAAGCGAAAGAGGGCTAGTTTGGACCCAGAATGTTTGGGAGTCGAAGCGAAATGGGCGAAGATTGAATCTTTTCGCAAGCAGCTTGATGGGTTGTTTGGGTACTACAAGGAAGTGATGGGTCAGAAATTAGATTTAGATCCGAAGCAGTGTGGGAACAATGTGAATTCGGTCATTGGGGCTTTGATCGAAGAGAGTAGCCTGCCATTGTCTAAGCTTGTTGAGGAGGTCTTCGACAAGGTCAAGAACTGCAATGAGGTTCTTGGGAATGTGACTTTGGCCCATGTGAAGAGCATTGTGCTCTTTGTTGGGCAAAGAGTGATGTACGgcgtgccaaatgttgatgctgATGTGTTGGAGGACGAGTCCGAGTCCTGTCTTTGGTGTTGGGAG ACAAGAGATGTAAAGTTGATGCCAGCATCTGTGCGAGGAGTATTGAATATTAGGCGTACTTGTCGAAGAAAGATCCATGAGAGGGTTACTGCTGTTTCTG CAATGACAATGGCGCTACAAAATCCCGAGAGCGATCAAAATTACATACATGACCTGACGAAGGCATCAGAACAGCTTGATAAAGCGCTGTCTGAGGAAAAGATTCGATCGTTAATCGATCGCTTATCAGTGAAAAATGGTGCAGACAT GGcaaagaaggaagcaaaaagagaagaaaaactaCTAATTAAACAAATGGAGAGAGATAAACGAGAGGccgagaaagagaaaaaaaaattggaacgtGAGCGTCAAAAGGAAGAGTTGCAAAGT GAGAAAGAGTTAAAGCGGCTGCAAGGGGAGTCAGAAAAAGATGAAAAGCGTCGTGAAAAGGAAGAGTCTGAAATGAGGAAACTGCAGAGGAAGCAGCAAGAAGATGCTGAAAGAGAACAACGCCGTCGAGAAAAGGAAGAAgctgaattgaaaaaaaaactttccatAAAAAAACAAGCTTCAATTATGGAACGGTTTGTCAAAAGAAGCAAAACCAGCTCAGCGTGCCAGAATGACCAGCTCCCAACTAAAACAATTGTCTCTGAATCATTGAGTAAAAACAGTGAAAATATGCCTGATGTAGTCACTCAGTCAATGGACAACACTCTTTCATCTAATGTAGAGATTAATGCTGAGGATATACGCAG GTCACACTTGTCTTCTTGGCGTCATGTTGGTCATTATATTCGTTCAAACAGAAACCAACACTGGGGCCGACGTCAGAAGCCTAAGACTGAACTAGTTAAGGAACTCAAGCTCACAACCAGTAAAGAGCTAGTTCATGGGGACGATTTAAGCACGGAGAAATTAGCTGATAGATGGGGAGAACAAGTTTCCAATGATAAATCATGTCAGATTAATACAGATTCTTCTCTTGCTGCTGTTAAAATATGCAAGCGGGGAAAACAGTTGTTACAATTTGATAAAAGCTGTAGACCTGCATTTTATGGTATATGGCCTAAGAAAAG TCGTGTTGTTGGACCATGCCACCCTTTTAGGAGGGACCCAGACTTGGATTATGACGTTGATAGCGATGAGGAGTGGGAAGAG GAGGAGCCTGGTGAAAACCTTTCAGATTGTGATAAAGACGATGAAGAAAGCTTGGAAGAGGGGTGTTCAAAACctgatgatgaagatgaaagTGAAGACGGCTTTCTTGTACCTGATGGGTATCTCTCTGAAAATGAG GGTGTGCAAGTGGACAGGATGGAAACTGATACAACATTTGAGGAAACCAGAAGCTCACCCAGTATTAAGCAAGATTTAGAGAGTGAAAAATTCTCTATATTGCTTCGACAGCAAAAGTATTTTGGAAATTTGACAGAACGTGCTCTTCAGAAAAATCAGCCTTTAATTATATCAAATTTGGCGCATGACAAGGTCTCTTTGTTAAAGGTTGAAGATCTTAATGGTACTCTTAAGCTGGAACAGATGTGCTTGCAAGCTCTGAGTATGCATGTATTTCCTGGTTGCTCACCTGTGGAGATATCAGTTGATGGCATAAAAGAAGACAACCAAGAAGTTTGTCTTTCAAGTGGCAGTCTCTGTATTAAATCAACCTCTGCTGTGACAGCTATACCAGAATCAGATTTGCCTACAATT GTTTCTGTCATTCAATCATGCTCACAGAGCATCAATAAGGTGTTACAAACTTTGCAACACAAGTTCCCAGCTGTATCGAAGTCTCAGTTAAGGAATAAAGTGCGCGAGATATCGGATTTTGTGGATAACCGCTGGCAG GTGAAGaaagagattttggagaaggTTGGCTTGTCAATATCTCCTG CAGAAAAGAGTGCTGTGCGGAGCAAGAGTATAGCTATGTTTTTCTCGAAAAGGTGCTTGCCGCCTACTGGCAAAAGCTTTAATCCCAATGAAAATTCACCTCAGCTAGCTGGGAAGGCAAGTTCTGCAGAAGGGCATCGGAGTTGCACGTAG
- the LOC126593972 gene encoding chromatin assembly factor 1 subunit FAS1-like isoform X2: MMCEVALIDGGDDPSSQKSTIQDQVRKTQKRKRASLDPECLGVEAKWAKIESFRKQLDGLFGYYKEVMGQKLDLDPKQCGNNVNSVIGALIEESSLPLSKLVEEVFDKVKNCNEVLGNVTLAHVKSIVLFVGQRVMYGVPNVDADVLEDESESCLWCWETRDVKLMPASVRGVLNIRRTCRRKIHERVTAVSAMTMALQNPESDQNYIHDLTKASEQLDKALSEEKIRSLIDRLSVKNGADMAKKEAKREEKLLIKQMERDKREAEKEKKKLERERQKEELQSEKELKRLQGESEKDEKRREKEESEMRKLQRKQQEDAEREQRRREKEEAELKKKLSIKKQASIMERFVKRSKTSSACQNDQLPTKTIVSESLSKNSENMPDVVTQSMDNTLSSNVEINAEDIRRSHLSSWRHVGHYIRSNRNQHWGRRQKPKTELVKELKLTTSKELVHGDDLSTEKLADRWGEQVSNDKSCQINTDSSLAAVKICKRGKQLLQFDKSCRPAFYGIWPKKSRVVGPCHPFRRDPDLDYDVDSDEEWEEEEPGENLSDCDKDDEESLEEGCSKPDDEDESEDGFLVPDGYLSENEGVQVDRMETDTTFEETRSSPSIKQDLESEKFSILLRQQKYFGNLTERALQKNQPLIISNLAHDKVSLLKVEDLNGTLKLEQMCLQALSMHVFPGCSPVEISVDGIKEDNQEVCLSSGSLCIKSTSAVTAIPESDLPTIVSVIQSCSQSINKVLQTLQHKFPAVSKSQLRNKVREISDFVDNRWQVKKEILEKVGLSISPEKSAVRSKSIAMFFSKRCLPPTGKSFNPNENSPQLAGKASSAEGHRSCT, translated from the exons ATGATGTGTGAAGTGGCGTTAATCGACGGCGGAGATGACCCGAGCAGCCAGAAATCTACCATCCAAGATCAGGTGAGGAAGACCCAGAAGCGAAAGAGGGCTAGTTTGGACCCAGAATGTTTGGGAGTCGAAGCGAAATGGGCGAAGATTGAATCTTTTCGCAAGCAGCTTGATGGGTTGTTTGGGTACTACAAGGAAGTGATGGGTCAGAAATTAGATTTAGATCCGAAGCAGTGTGGGAACAATGTGAATTCGGTCATTGGGGCTTTGATCGAAGAGAGTAGCCTGCCATTGTCTAAGCTTGTTGAGGAGGTCTTCGACAAGGTCAAGAACTGCAATGAGGTTCTTGGGAATGTGACTTTGGCCCATGTGAAGAGCATTGTGCTCTTTGTTGGGCAAAGAGTGATGTACGgcgtgccaaatgttgatgctgATGTGTTGGAGGACGAGTCCGAGTCCTGTCTTTGGTGTTGGGAG ACAAGAGATGTAAAGTTGATGCCAGCATCTGTGCGAGGAGTATTGAATATTAGGCGTACTTGTCGAAGAAAGATCCATGAGAGGGTTACTGCTGTTTCTG CAATGACAATGGCGCTACAAAATCCCGAGAGCGATCAAAATTACATACATGACCTGACGAAGGCATCAGAACAGCTTGATAAAGCGCTGTCTGAGGAAAAGATTCGATCGTTAATCGATCGCTTATCAGTGAAAAATGGTGCAGACAT GGcaaagaaggaagcaaaaagagaagaaaaactaCTAATTAAACAAATGGAGAGAGATAAACGAGAGGccgagaaagagaaaaaaaaattggaacgtGAGCGTCAAAAGGAAGAGTTGCAAAGT GAGAAAGAGTTAAAGCGGCTGCAAGGGGAGTCAGAAAAAGATGAAAAGCGTCGTGAAAAGGAAGAGTCTGAAATGAGGAAACTGCAGAGGAAGCAGCAAGAAGATGCTGAAAGAGAACAACGCCGTCGAGAAAAGGAAGAAgctgaattgaaaaaaaaactttccatAAAAAAACAAGCTTCAATTATGGAACGGTTTGTCAAAAGAAGCAAAACCAGCTCAGCGTGCCAGAATGACCAGCTCCCAACTAAAACAATTGTCTCTGAATCATTGAGTAAAAACAGTGAAAATATGCCTGATGTAGTCACTCAGTCAATGGACAACACTCTTTCATCTAATGTAGAGATTAATGCTGAGGATATACGCAG GTCACACTTGTCTTCTTGGCGTCATGTTGGTCATTATATTCGTTCAAACAGAAACCAACACTGGGGCCGACGTCAGAAGCCTAAGACTGAACTAGTTAAGGAACTCAAGCTCACAACCAGTAAAGAGCTAGTTCATGGGGACGATTTAAGCACGGAGAAATTAGCTGATAGATGGGGAGAACAAGTTTCCAATGATAAATCATGTCAGATTAATACAGATTCTTCTCTTGCTGCTGTTAAAATATGCAAGCGGGGAAAACAGTTGTTACAATTTGATAAAAGCTGTAGACCTGCATTTTATGGTATATGGCCTAAGAAAAG TCGTGTTGTTGGACCATGCCACCCTTTTAGGAGGGACCCAGACTTGGATTATGACGTTGATAGCGATGAGGAGTGGGAAGAG GAGGAGCCTGGTGAAAACCTTTCAGATTGTGATAAAGACGATGAAGAAAGCTTGGAAGAGGGGTGTTCAAAACctgatgatgaagatgaaagTGAAGACGGCTTTCTTGTACCTGATGGGTATCTCTCTGAAAATGAG GGTGTGCAAGTGGACAGGATGGAAACTGATACAACATTTGAGGAAACCAGAAGCTCACCCAGTATTAAGCAAGATTTAGAGAGTGAAAAATTCTCTATATTGCTTCGACAGCAAAAGTATTTTGGAAATTTGACAGAACGTGCTCTTCAGAAAAATCAGCCTTTAATTATATCAAATTTGGCGCATGACAAGGTCTCTTTGTTAAAGGTTGAAGATCTTAATGGTACTCTTAAGCTGGAACAGATGTGCTTGCAAGCTCTGAGTATGCATGTATTTCCTGGTTGCTCACCTGTGGAGATATCAGTTGATGGCATAAAAGAAGACAACCAAGAAGTTTGTCTTTCAAGTGGCAGTCTCTGTATTAAATCAACCTCTGCTGTGACAGCTATACCAGAATCAGATTTGCCTACAATT GTTTCTGTCATTCAATCATGCTCACAGAGCATCAATAAGGTGTTACAAACTTTGCAACACAAGTTCCCAGCTGTATCGAAGTCTCAGTTAAGGAATAAAGTGCGCGAGATATCGGATTTTGTGGATAACCGCTGGCAG GTGAAGaaagagattttggagaaggTTGGCTTGTCAATATCTCCTG AAAAGAGTGCTGTGCGGAGCAAGAGTATAGCTATGTTTTTCTCGAAAAGGTGCTTGCCGCCTACTGGCAAAAGCTTTAATCCCAATGAAAATTCACCTCAGCTAGCTGGGAAGGCAAGTTCTGCAGAAGGGCATCGGAGTTGCACGTAG
- the LOC126593972 gene encoding chromatin assembly factor 1 subunit FAS1-like isoform X4, with amino-acid sequence MMCEVALIDGGDDPSSQKSTIQDQVRKTQKRKRASLDPECLGVEAKWAKIESFRKQLDGLFGYYKEVMGQKLDLDPKQCGNNVNSVIGALIEESSLPLSKLVEEVFDKVKNCNEVLGNVTLAHVKSIVLFVGQRVMYGVPNVDADVLEDESESCLWCWETRDVKLMPASVRGVLNIRRTCRRKIHERVTAVSAMTMALQNPESDQNYIHDLTKASEQLDKALSEEKIRSLIDRLSVKNGADMAKKEAKREEKLLIKQMERDKREAEKEKKKLERERQKEELQSEKELKRLQGESEKDEKRREKEESEMRKLQRKQQEDAEREQRRREKEEAELKKKLSIKKQASIMERFVKRSKTSSACQNDQLPTKTIVSESLSKNSENMPDVVTQSMDNTLSSNVEINAEDIRRSHLSSWRHVGHYIRSNRNQHWGRRQKPKTELVKELKLTTSKELVHGDDLSTEKLADRWGEQVSNDKSCQINTDSSLAAVKICKRGKQLLQFDKSCRPAFYGIWPKKSRVVGPCHPFRRDPDLDYDVDSDEEWEEEEPGENLSDCDKDDEESLEEGCSKPDDEDESEDGFLVPDGYLSENEGVQVDRMETDTTFEETRSSPSIKQDLESEKFSILLRQQKYFGNLTERALQKNQPLIISNLAHDKVSLLKVEDLNGTLKLEQMCLQALSMHVFPGCSPVEISVDGIKEDNQEVCLSSGSLCIKSTSAVTAIPESDLPTIVSVIQSCSQSINKVLQTLQHKFPAVSKSQLRNKVREISDFVDNRWQVNDSLLGEERDFGEGWLVNIS; translated from the exons ATGATGTGTGAAGTGGCGTTAATCGACGGCGGAGATGACCCGAGCAGCCAGAAATCTACCATCCAAGATCAGGTGAGGAAGACCCAGAAGCGAAAGAGGGCTAGTTTGGACCCAGAATGTTTGGGAGTCGAAGCGAAATGGGCGAAGATTGAATCTTTTCGCAAGCAGCTTGATGGGTTGTTTGGGTACTACAAGGAAGTGATGGGTCAGAAATTAGATTTAGATCCGAAGCAGTGTGGGAACAATGTGAATTCGGTCATTGGGGCTTTGATCGAAGAGAGTAGCCTGCCATTGTCTAAGCTTGTTGAGGAGGTCTTCGACAAGGTCAAGAACTGCAATGAGGTTCTTGGGAATGTGACTTTGGCCCATGTGAAGAGCATTGTGCTCTTTGTTGGGCAAAGAGTGATGTACGgcgtgccaaatgttgatgctgATGTGTTGGAGGACGAGTCCGAGTCCTGTCTTTGGTGTTGGGAG ACAAGAGATGTAAAGTTGATGCCAGCATCTGTGCGAGGAGTATTGAATATTAGGCGTACTTGTCGAAGAAAGATCCATGAGAGGGTTACTGCTGTTTCTG CAATGACAATGGCGCTACAAAATCCCGAGAGCGATCAAAATTACATACATGACCTGACGAAGGCATCAGAACAGCTTGATAAAGCGCTGTCTGAGGAAAAGATTCGATCGTTAATCGATCGCTTATCAGTGAAAAATGGTGCAGACAT GGcaaagaaggaagcaaaaagagaagaaaaactaCTAATTAAACAAATGGAGAGAGATAAACGAGAGGccgagaaagagaaaaaaaaattggaacgtGAGCGTCAAAAGGAAGAGTTGCAAAGT GAGAAAGAGTTAAAGCGGCTGCAAGGGGAGTCAGAAAAAGATGAAAAGCGTCGTGAAAAGGAAGAGTCTGAAATGAGGAAACTGCAGAGGAAGCAGCAAGAAGATGCTGAAAGAGAACAACGCCGTCGAGAAAAGGAAGAAgctgaattgaaaaaaaaactttccatAAAAAAACAAGCTTCAATTATGGAACGGTTTGTCAAAAGAAGCAAAACCAGCTCAGCGTGCCAGAATGACCAGCTCCCAACTAAAACAATTGTCTCTGAATCATTGAGTAAAAACAGTGAAAATATGCCTGATGTAGTCACTCAGTCAATGGACAACACTCTTTCATCTAATGTAGAGATTAATGCTGAGGATATACGCAG GTCACACTTGTCTTCTTGGCGTCATGTTGGTCATTATATTCGTTCAAACAGAAACCAACACTGGGGCCGACGTCAGAAGCCTAAGACTGAACTAGTTAAGGAACTCAAGCTCACAACCAGTAAAGAGCTAGTTCATGGGGACGATTTAAGCACGGAGAAATTAGCTGATAGATGGGGAGAACAAGTTTCCAATGATAAATCATGTCAGATTAATACAGATTCTTCTCTTGCTGCTGTTAAAATATGCAAGCGGGGAAAACAGTTGTTACAATTTGATAAAAGCTGTAGACCTGCATTTTATGGTATATGGCCTAAGAAAAG TCGTGTTGTTGGACCATGCCACCCTTTTAGGAGGGACCCAGACTTGGATTATGACGTTGATAGCGATGAGGAGTGGGAAGAG GAGGAGCCTGGTGAAAACCTTTCAGATTGTGATAAAGACGATGAAGAAAGCTTGGAAGAGGGGTGTTCAAAACctgatgatgaagatgaaagTGAAGACGGCTTTCTTGTACCTGATGGGTATCTCTCTGAAAATGAG GGTGTGCAAGTGGACAGGATGGAAACTGATACAACATTTGAGGAAACCAGAAGCTCACCCAGTATTAAGCAAGATTTAGAGAGTGAAAAATTCTCTATATTGCTTCGACAGCAAAAGTATTTTGGAAATTTGACAGAACGTGCTCTTCAGAAAAATCAGCCTTTAATTATATCAAATTTGGCGCATGACAAGGTCTCTTTGTTAAAGGTTGAAGATCTTAATGGTACTCTTAAGCTGGAACAGATGTGCTTGCAAGCTCTGAGTATGCATGTATTTCCTGGTTGCTCACCTGTGGAGATATCAGTTGATGGCATAAAAGAAGACAACCAAGAAGTTTGTCTTTCAAGTGGCAGTCTCTGTATTAAATCAACCTCTGCTGTGACAGCTATACCAGAATCAGATTTGCCTACAATT GTTTCTGTCATTCAATCATGCTCACAGAGCATCAATAAGGTGTTACAAACTTTGCAACACAAGTTCCCAGCTGTATCGAAGTCTCAGTTAAGGAATAAAGTGCGCGAGATATCGGATTTTGTGGATAACCGCTGGCAGGTTAATGACTCATTACTCG GTGAAGaaagagattttggagaaggTTGGCTTGTCAATATCTCCTG A
- the LOC126593972 gene encoding chromatin assembly factor 1 subunit FAS1-like isoform X3, with the protein MMCEVALIDGGDDPSSQKSTIQDQVRKTQKRKRASLDPECLGVEAKWAKIESFRKQLDGLFGYYKEVMGQKLDLDPKQCGNNVNSVIGALIEESSLPLSKLVEEVFDKVKNCNEVLGNVTLAHVKSIVLFVGQRVMYGVPNVDADVLEDESESCLWCWETRDVKLMPASVRGVLNIRRTCRRKIHERVTAVSAMTMALQNPESDQNYIHDLTKASEQLDKALSEEKIRSLIDRLSVKNGADMAKKEAKREEKLLIKQMERDKREAEKEKKKLERERQKEELQSEKELKRLQGESEKDEKRREKEESEMRKLQRKQQEDAEREQRRREKEEAELKKKLSIKKQASIMERFVKRSKTSSACQNDQLPTKTIVSESLSKNSENMPDVVTQSMDNTLSSNVEINAEDIRRSHLSSWRHVGHYIRSNRNQHWGRRQKPKTELVKELKLTTSKELVHGDDLSTEKLADRWGEQVSNDKSCQINTDSSLAAVKICKRGKQLLQFDKSCRPAFYGIWPKKSRVVGPCHPFRRDPDLDYDVDSDEEWEEEEPGENLSDCDKDDEESLEEGCSKPDDEDESEDGFLVPDGYLSENEGVQVDRMETDTTFEETRSSPSIKQDLESEKFSILLRQQKYFGNLTERALQKNQPLIISNLAHDKVSLLKVEDLNGTLKLEQMCLQALSMHVFPGCSPVEISVDGIKEDNQEVCLSSGSLCIKSTSAVTAIPESDLPTIVSVIQSCSQSINKVLQTLQHKFPAVSKSQLRNKVREISDFVDNRWQVNDSLLGEERDFGEGWLVNISCRKECCAEQEYSYVFLEKVLAAYWQKL; encoded by the exons ATGATGTGTGAAGTGGCGTTAATCGACGGCGGAGATGACCCGAGCAGCCAGAAATCTACCATCCAAGATCAGGTGAGGAAGACCCAGAAGCGAAAGAGGGCTAGTTTGGACCCAGAATGTTTGGGAGTCGAAGCGAAATGGGCGAAGATTGAATCTTTTCGCAAGCAGCTTGATGGGTTGTTTGGGTACTACAAGGAAGTGATGGGTCAGAAATTAGATTTAGATCCGAAGCAGTGTGGGAACAATGTGAATTCGGTCATTGGGGCTTTGATCGAAGAGAGTAGCCTGCCATTGTCTAAGCTTGTTGAGGAGGTCTTCGACAAGGTCAAGAACTGCAATGAGGTTCTTGGGAATGTGACTTTGGCCCATGTGAAGAGCATTGTGCTCTTTGTTGGGCAAAGAGTGATGTACGgcgtgccaaatgttgatgctgATGTGTTGGAGGACGAGTCCGAGTCCTGTCTTTGGTGTTGGGAG ACAAGAGATGTAAAGTTGATGCCAGCATCTGTGCGAGGAGTATTGAATATTAGGCGTACTTGTCGAAGAAAGATCCATGAGAGGGTTACTGCTGTTTCTG CAATGACAATGGCGCTACAAAATCCCGAGAGCGATCAAAATTACATACATGACCTGACGAAGGCATCAGAACAGCTTGATAAAGCGCTGTCTGAGGAAAAGATTCGATCGTTAATCGATCGCTTATCAGTGAAAAATGGTGCAGACAT GGcaaagaaggaagcaaaaagagaagaaaaactaCTAATTAAACAAATGGAGAGAGATAAACGAGAGGccgagaaagagaaaaaaaaattggaacgtGAGCGTCAAAAGGAAGAGTTGCAAAGT GAGAAAGAGTTAAAGCGGCTGCAAGGGGAGTCAGAAAAAGATGAAAAGCGTCGTGAAAAGGAAGAGTCTGAAATGAGGAAACTGCAGAGGAAGCAGCAAGAAGATGCTGAAAGAGAACAACGCCGTCGAGAAAAGGAAGAAgctgaattgaaaaaaaaactttccatAAAAAAACAAGCTTCAATTATGGAACGGTTTGTCAAAAGAAGCAAAACCAGCTCAGCGTGCCAGAATGACCAGCTCCCAACTAAAACAATTGTCTCTGAATCATTGAGTAAAAACAGTGAAAATATGCCTGATGTAGTCACTCAGTCAATGGACAACACTCTTTCATCTAATGTAGAGATTAATGCTGAGGATATACGCAG GTCACACTTGTCTTCTTGGCGTCATGTTGGTCATTATATTCGTTCAAACAGAAACCAACACTGGGGCCGACGTCAGAAGCCTAAGACTGAACTAGTTAAGGAACTCAAGCTCACAACCAGTAAAGAGCTAGTTCATGGGGACGATTTAAGCACGGAGAAATTAGCTGATAGATGGGGAGAACAAGTTTCCAATGATAAATCATGTCAGATTAATACAGATTCTTCTCTTGCTGCTGTTAAAATATGCAAGCGGGGAAAACAGTTGTTACAATTTGATAAAAGCTGTAGACCTGCATTTTATGGTATATGGCCTAAGAAAAG TCGTGTTGTTGGACCATGCCACCCTTTTAGGAGGGACCCAGACTTGGATTATGACGTTGATAGCGATGAGGAGTGGGAAGAG GAGGAGCCTGGTGAAAACCTTTCAGATTGTGATAAAGACGATGAAGAAAGCTTGGAAGAGGGGTGTTCAAAACctgatgatgaagatgaaagTGAAGACGGCTTTCTTGTACCTGATGGGTATCTCTCTGAAAATGAG GGTGTGCAAGTGGACAGGATGGAAACTGATACAACATTTGAGGAAACCAGAAGCTCACCCAGTATTAAGCAAGATTTAGAGAGTGAAAAATTCTCTATATTGCTTCGACAGCAAAAGTATTTTGGAAATTTGACAGAACGTGCTCTTCAGAAAAATCAGCCTTTAATTATATCAAATTTGGCGCATGACAAGGTCTCTTTGTTAAAGGTTGAAGATCTTAATGGTACTCTTAAGCTGGAACAGATGTGCTTGCAAGCTCTGAGTATGCATGTATTTCCTGGTTGCTCACCTGTGGAGATATCAGTTGATGGCATAAAAGAAGACAACCAAGAAGTTTGTCTTTCAAGTGGCAGTCTCTGTATTAAATCAACCTCTGCTGTGACAGCTATACCAGAATCAGATTTGCCTACAATT GTTTCTGTCATTCAATCATGCTCACAGAGCATCAATAAGGTGTTACAAACTTTGCAACACAAGTTCCCAGCTGTATCGAAGTCTCAGTTAAGGAATAAAGTGCGCGAGATATCGGATTTTGTGGATAACCGCTGGCAGGTTAATGACTCATTACTCG GTGAAGaaagagattttggagaaggTTGGCTTGTCAATATCTCCTG CAGAAAAGAGTGCTGTGCGGAGCAAGAGTATAGCTATGTTTTTCTCGAAAAGGTGCTTGCCGCCTACTGGCAAAAGCTTTAA